The genomic stretch AACGCGCTCGAGCCGTGGCCGGTGCTGGGTCAGGAGGTCACCGCCACCGGCACCGCGCGGTTCGTCGACAGCTCGTTCGAGCGCCTCGAGCTCCGCGCCCTGGGGCTCACGCCCGAGCGGCACGCGGTGACCGTCAACGGGGTCGAGGCGCCGCTGACCCCGGCCGCGCCCGGCGTCCACGTCGCCGGCGTGCGGTTCCGGGCCTGGTGTCCGCCGCACGCGCGCCTGCCGCACCTCGGCATCCACCACCCGCTCGCGATCGCGCTGATCGATCGCGCCGATCGGCGCGCGCTCGGCGCCGGCACCTACCACGTCTGGCACCCCGAGGGCCGCGGCTTCGAGGCGCCGCCGCTGACCCGGTTCGAGGCCACGGCCCGGCGCGCGCGCCGGTTCACGCGCGACGGCCTGCCGCCGACGCCGGCCCCGATCACGGCGCCGCCGCTCGATCGCGATCGCGCCGTCACGCTCGATCTGTGCGCGACCGAGCTCGACCGTCCGCTCGATCACGCCGGCGACTGGGCGGGCCCCTACGGCGAGGCCCCGCGGTGACCCCGCGCATCGACGCGGCGCTGGCCGCGCTCGACCAGGCCATCGCCGACGCCGGCGTCGTGGCGTGGATCGGCGCCGAGCCGACCTACACCCGGCGCGCATCGGCCGACGCGGCCTGGCTGCACAGCGCCGACGGCGACACGCCCGGCCACGATGACAAGCGCCGGGCCGCGGCGGCGATCGCGGTGGCGCTGGCGACCGGCAGCGGCGGCCGGGCCGTGCGCGCGCGCGGCCGGCAGTTCCCCGACGAGCCGACCCCGCGGTTCTGCTTCGCGGTCGAGGCCGTCGCGATCACGGCGGCGGCCGCGCCCACCGCCGACGCGATCGCCGCGCTGCTGGCCGCGCCCGCCGCCGACCCGCCGCGCGCCGACGCCCTGACCGTGACGCCCGATCCCGGCGTGGTCGAGCTCAACACCGCGCCGTGCGCGACGCTGCGCGCGTTCGCGGCCCAGGTCGTCGCGATCGATCGCGCCGCCACCGCCGCCGGGCTGGCGCCGCTGCGGTACCGCTTCAACGGCGACGAGGTCGACTCGGGCGGCGCCGGCCAGCTCACGATCGGCGGCCCGACCCCGCTCGACAGCCCGTTCGTGCGCCACCCGGCGCTCCTGCCGCGCCTGCTCCGCTACCTCCACAACCACCCGGCGCTGTCGTACTGGTTCCTCGGCGAGTGCGCCGGCTCGGCGTCGCAGGCGCCGCGCCCCGACGAGGGCGTGCGCGAGCGCGCCGACGAGCTGCCGCTGGCGTGCGCCGAGCTCGAGCACCTCGCGGCCCAGGGTCCGGTCGCGCCGGCGCTGCTGTGGCAGACCCTGGCGCCGATCCTGGTCGACGCGTCCGGCAACGCCCACCGCGCCGAGCTGAACGTCGAGAAGCTGTGGGACGAGCGCGCCGGCGCCCGCGGGTGCCTCGGCCTGGTCGAGTGGCGCGCGTTCCGCATGGCGCCGACCGCCGACGCGCTGATCGCCGCCGCCGCGCTGGTCCGCGCCATCACCGCCCGCTGCGCGATCGCGCCCTACGACGCCCCGTGGCGCGACTGGGGCACGGCCCTGCACCAGCGCTGGGCGTTGCCGAGCGAGCTCGCGGCCGATCTCGACGAGGTGCTGGCCGATCTCGCCAGCCACGGCCTCGCGCTCGACGCGCTGGCGCCCGAGCTCGCCAGCTTTCGCCCGCCGCCGATCGCCGCGGTCGCGGTCCACGCCGAGCTGCAGATCGAGGTCCGCCGCGCGCTCGAGTTCTGGCCGCTCTACGGCGACGTGGCCTCGCAGGAGCGGGCCGGCGCGCGCACCGTCGATCCGTCGACCGAGCGGCTCGAGCTGACGATCACGACCGCGCCCGCGGCGCCGCCGCCCCGGGTGGTGGTGGCCGGCCGCGGCGTGGTGCTGCCCGCGATCGCGCCCGGCGCCTACCGGGTCGGCGTGCGCCGGCGCCAGTTCGTGCCGGCCCCCGGCTTCCTGCCGACGGTGCCCGCCGACGAGCCGCTCCGGGTCCAGGTCGGCGACGACGCCGCCGCGATCGAGCTCGCGATCCACGCCTGGCGTCCCGGCGGCGGCCCCTACCCGGGCCTGCCGACCGGCCCCGCGGACGCCGCCGCGCGCCGCGCCGAGCGCGTGGTCGTCACCCGCCACGCCGCCCCGCTGGCCTGGCCCCGGCGCGTCGTGACCGCCGCTGACACCGTCGACGTCCGCGCCTGGCGCGAGGAGGGACCGTGACCGCACCGCCGCTGTTCCAGGGCTACGCGCCCCTGCCTGGCACGTTCGACGAGATCCTCGGCCCCGACGGGCCGCGCGCCTCGTTCGCCCGCGTGCTCGACGCGCTCGCGCAGATGACCGGCGATGAGCTGGCGCGCCTGCAGCAGCTCGCCGAGCAGGCCCTGATGAACCAGGGCGTCACGTTCTCGGTCTACGCCGACTCCCGCGGCACCGAGAAGATCTTCCCGTTCTGCCTGATCCCGCGCCTGGTCGCCGCCGACGACTTCGCCCACGTCGAGCGCGGCCTCGAGCAGCGCCTGCGCGCGCTGGGCGCCTTCCTCGACGACGTCTACGGCGATCAGCAGATCCTGGCCGCCGGCGTGATCCCGACCGAGCTGGTGCTGGCGGCCGCCGGCTTCCAGCCGACCCTGCGCGGCGTGCGGCCGCCCGGCGGGGTCCGGATCCACATCGCCGGCGTCGATCTCATCCGCGACCCGACCGGCACGTGGCAGGTGCTCGAGGACAACCTGCGCACGCCCTCGGGCGTGTCGTACGTGATCGAGAACCGCACGATCACCAAGCGCGTCATCCCGCGCATCCTCGACCGCGCGCGGGTCCACCGCGTCGATCACTACCCGACCCGGCTGGCCGAGACCCTGCGCGCGGTGTCGCCGCGGCCCGGCGACGACAGCACGATCGTGGTGCTGACCCCGGGGCCGTACAACTCGGCCTACTTCGAGCACAGCTTCCTGGCGCGGACGATGGGCCTCGAGCTCGTGACCGCGCCCGACCTGTTCGTCGACGGCGAGGTCGTCTACTGCAAGACCACGCGCGGCCCGCGCCGGGTCGACGTGATCTACCGGCGCACCGACGAGACCTTCCTCGACCCGGAGGTGTTCCGCCCCGACTCGCTCCTGGGCGTGCGCGGGCTGATGCGCGCGTACGCGGCCGGCACCGTCGCGCTCGCCAACGCGCCGGGCAACGGCGTCGCCGACGACAAGGCCGTCTATCCGTTCGTCCCCGACATGATCAAGTTCTACCTGGGCGAGCAGCCGATCCTGGCGCAGGTCCCGACCCTGGTGTGCGCGCGCCCCGACGATCGCCGCTACGTCGTCGACCACCTCGACCAGCTGGTGGTCAAGGCGGTCGACGAGGCCGGCGGCTACGGCATGCTGATGGGCCCCCAGGCCTCGGCCGCCGAGCGCGCCGAGTTCCGCGCGCGCATCGAGGCCACGCCGCGCCGCTACATCGCGCAGCACCGGGTCGAGCTGTCGACCTGCCCGACCTGGGTCGGCGACCGCCGCGGCCTCGCGCCGCGCCGGGTCGACCTGCGGCCGTACGTGCTCACCAGCCCCAGCGGCCCGTGGGTCTTGCCGGGCGGCCTGACCCGGGTCGCGCTCGTCGACGGCAGCTACGTCGTCAACTCGAGCCAGGGCGGCGGCTCGAAGGACACCTGGGTGCTCAAGAGCGGAGGGGCCATATGATCGCGCGCGCCGCCCGGCCGCCGCGGGGAGGTGTCCGATGATCTCGCGCGTCGCCGATCACGCGTTCTGGTTGGGCCGCTACGTCGAGCGCACCGAGTCGACCGCGCGCCTGCTGGCCACCACCCACTCGCTCGCGCTCGACGGCGAGCTCGAGCCGGCCGCGTGCTGGCGCCCGGTCGTGGTCGTCGCCGGCGAGGAGCCCCACTACGCGACCCGGGCCGCGGGCGAGCCGTCGGCCTGGGGCGACGGCGATCGGATCGAGACGTTCCTGGCGATCGATCCCGAGGTGCCCGCGTCGATCGTGCAGTCGATCGCGGCCGCCCGGGACAACGCGCGCTCGATCCGCGAGGTGGTCTCGCTCGAGGCCTGGGAGTGCCTCAACGAGCTGTACCTGTGGAGCACCAGCGACGGCGCCCGGCGCGAGTTCACCGAGCGCCGGTTCGCGTTCTACCGGCGGGTGCGCGACGCGACCCAGCTGGCCCTGGGCCTGATGCGCTCGACGATGCTCCACGACGAGCCGCTCGACTTCATCTGGCTGGGCGTGATGCTCGAGCGGGTCAGCCAGACCGCGCGCATCCTCGACGTGCAGCACCACGCGTACACGTCAACGCCGAGCCGCCACGAGGTGATCGCGACGTCGCTGTGGCTGTCGCTCTTGCGCTCGCTGTCGGGCTACGAGCCGTTCATGAAGCAGTCCCGCGGCAAGGTCGACGCCGAGGCCGTCGCCCGGTTCCTGATCCGCGAGGCCCGGTTCCCCCGCGCGATCGCGTTCTGCGTCCACGCCGCCTACCAGCGCCTGGCGGCGATCCGCCCGCCCG from Myxococcales bacterium encodes the following:
- a CDS encoding alpha-E domain-containing protein; translation: MISRVADHAFWLGRYVERTESTARLLATTHSLALDGELEPAACWRPVVVVAGEEPHYATRAAGEPSAWGDGDRIETFLAIDPEVPASIVQSIAAARDNARSIREVVSLEAWECLNELYLWSTSDGARREFTERRFAFYRRVRDATQLALGLMRSTMLHDEPLDFIWLGVMLERVSQTARILDVQHHAYTSTPSRHEVIATSLWLSLLRSLSGYEPFMKQSRGKVDAEAVARFLIREARFPRAIAFCVHAAYQRLAAIRPPEADDLPGGATLTRLRALDELIARGHGALRGAAVHELLTLVVDETHAICDSLGKELLGNA
- a CDS encoding transglutaminase family protein, whose translation is MTPRIDAALAALDQAIADAGVVAWIGAEPTYTRRASADAAWLHSADGDTPGHDDKRRAAAAIAVALATGSGGRAVRARGRQFPDEPTPRFCFAVEAVAITAAAAPTADAIAALLAAPAADPPRADALTVTPDPGVVELNTAPCATLRAFAAQVVAIDRAATAAGLAPLRYRFNGDEVDSGGAGQLTIGGPTPLDSPFVRHPALLPRLLRYLHNHPALSYWFLGECAGSASQAPRPDEGVRERADELPLACAELEHLAAQGPVAPALLWQTLAPILVDASGNAHRAELNVEKLWDERAGARGCLGLVEWRAFRMAPTADALIAAAALVRAITARCAIAPYDAPWRDWGTALHQRWALPSELAADLDEVLADLASHGLALDALAPELASFRPPPIAAVAVHAELQIEVRRALEFWPLYGDVASQERAGARTVDPSTERLELTITTAPAAPPPRVVVAGRGVVLPAIAPGAYRVGVRRRQFVPAPGFLPTVPADEPLRVQVGDDAAAIELAIHAWRPGGGPYPGLPTGPADAAARRAERVVVTRHAAPLAWPRRVVTAADTVDVRAWREEGP
- a CDS encoding circularly permuted type 2 ATP-grasp protein; translation: MTAPPLFQGYAPLPGTFDEILGPDGPRASFARVLDALAQMTGDELARLQQLAEQALMNQGVTFSVYADSRGTEKIFPFCLIPRLVAADDFAHVERGLEQRLRALGAFLDDVYGDQQILAAGVIPTELVLAAAGFQPTLRGVRPPGGVRIHIAGVDLIRDPTGTWQVLEDNLRTPSGVSYVIENRTITKRVIPRILDRARVHRVDHYPTRLAETLRAVSPRPGDDSTIVVLTPGPYNSAYFEHSFLARTMGLELVTAPDLFVDGEVVYCKTTRGPRRVDVIYRRTDETFLDPEVFRPDSLLGVRGLMRAYAAGTVALANAPGNGVADDKAVYPFVPDMIKFYLGEQPILAQVPTLVCARPDDRRYVVDHLDQLVVKAVDEAGGYGMLMGPQASAAERAEFRARIEATPRRYIAQHRVELSTCPTWVGDRRGLAPRRVDLRPYVLTSPSGPWVLPGGLTRVALVDGSYVVNSSQGGGSKDTWVLKSGGAI